The following proteins come from a genomic window of Gimesia chilikensis:
- a CDS encoding DUF1254 domain-containing protein, giving the protein MTRFAMVLLICLMPTALKGGETVNVLNYISAETDLQFKDYAALAGGVGKLLNVREVYSVKNQTTIHGNRDILYSFGVYDLASPVTVIKPAAPDRFQSLIVPVSDRASL; this is encoded by the coding sequence TTGACTCGATTCGCAATGGTCCTGCTCATCTGCCTCATGCCGACCGCCCTGAAAGGTGGCGAAACGGTCAATGTTCTGAACTACATTAGCGCTGAGACCGACCTGCAGTTCAAGGACTATGCCGCCTTGGCGGGCGGCGTCGGTAAGCTTTTGAATGTTCGCGAAGTGTACTCGGTCAAGAACCAGACGACCATCCACGGCAATCGGGATATATTGTACTCATTTGGCGTGTACGATTTGGCCAGCCCCGTGACGGTCATCAAGCCAGCAGCACCAGACCGGTTCCAGTCTCTGATCGTGCCAGTCTCTGATCGTGCCAGTCTCTGA
- a CDS encoding arylsulfatase, giving the protein MKSIVRVLAVFAAIAITGMAQGQDKKPNILFIMGDDIGFMQPGCYHRGLMVGETPNIDRLAREGGQFMDYYAMQSCTSGRCAFFTGIYPVRCGLTVPQLPGSPAWLRPGTPTLAKTLLNLGYTTGQFGKNHLGDHAESLPTAQGFQEYWGYLYHLDAMQQVSFPDINSSPETQAIAPPAKNSPIPGLTDPPGSVDMKTTISMIPPRPILSCSSIDGTQANQKVTSAGPLTLERSKTIDEEISAKVIDWLDRNDPDKTDKPFFCWYNPARMHITTVLSPKYEAMLGTKGGKDWGVNEAGMKQMDDNIGYVFQKLEEMGELDNTIIVFTTDNGAEAITFPDGGVTPFKGQKGQAWEGGYRAPCVIRWPGHIKPGTIYREMFASFDWMPTLTEIAGGPKGDGLKRQIMAGKYPGFVKTHLDGINQIDYLTGKTDKSAREYFIYYSGATLSAVRYKNWKMYYSMAGPGAEGWLYPLINYAWTQVQNIKRDPFEQAVGSDVKTAMNMGGAIAAPMTAYQYDWNMLPIGQLIALRHLETFEEFPPMQAPPSYNLTQVMEQIQAQKRAIHNSGHPSD; this is encoded by the coding sequence ATGAAATCAATCGTACGAGTTTTGGCAGTCTTTGCTGCCATCGCCATAACCGGCATGGCACAAGGACAAGACAAGAAGCCCAACATTCTGTTCATCATGGGGGACGACATCGGCTTTATGCAGCCAGGTTGTTACCACCGGGGTCTGATGGTTGGTGAAACGCCAAACATTGATCGCCTCGCTCGAGAGGGCGGACAGTTCATGGATTATTACGCCATGCAGAGTTGCACATCCGGTCGCTGTGCGTTCTTTACCGGGATTTATCCGGTCCGCTGTGGACTGACCGTGCCACAGCTTCCGGGCAGCCCTGCCTGGTTGCGTCCTGGCACTCCGACGCTGGCGAAAACCTTGCTCAACCTTGGTTACACGACGGGCCAGTTCGGAAAGAACCACTTGGGCGACCACGCTGAGTCACTACCAACGGCGCAGGGCTTCCAGGAATACTGGGGTTACTTGTATCACCTCGATGCGATGCAACAGGTAAGCTTCCCTGACATTAACAGCTCGCCGGAAACGCAGGCCATCGCGCCTCCAGCCAAGAACTCACCGATCCCGGGGCTGACGGACCCCCCAGGCTCGGTTGATATGAAGACTACAATCAGTATGATCCCGCCGCGACCGATTCTCTCATGCAGTTCCATCGACGGTACGCAAGCGAATCAAAAAGTCACCAGCGCCGGTCCTTTGACGCTGGAACGTTCCAAGACGATCGACGAGGAAATTTCCGCCAAAGTCATCGACTGGCTCGACCGCAACGATCCCGACAAGACCGACAAACCGTTCTTTTGCTGGTACAACCCGGCGCGGATGCACATCACGACGGTCCTCTCGCCCAAGTACGAAGCCATGCTGGGCACGAAGGGCGGCAAGGACTGGGGCGTCAACGAGGCCGGCATGAAGCAGATGGACGACAACATTGGCTACGTGTTCCAGAAGCTCGAAGAAATGGGCGAGTTGGACAACACGATCATCGTTTTCACCACCGACAACGGCGCCGAAGCGATTACGTTCCCCGACGGCGGCGTCACTCCGTTCAAGGGCCAGAAGGGTCAAGCCTGGGAAGGCGGTTACCGCGCTCCTTGCGTTATTCGCTGGCCGGGTCACATCAAACCGGGTACGATCTATAGGGAGATGTTCGCGTCGTTCGACTGGATGCCGACGTTGACCGAGATTGCCGGGGGCCCGAAGGGGGACGGCCTGAAGCGGCAGATTATGGCCGGCAAGTACCCCGGCTTCGTCAAGACCCACCTCGATGGCATCAACCAGATCGACTACCTCACGGGCAAGACCGACAAGTCGGCACGGGAGTACTTCATCTACTATTCCGGCGCGACACTCTCTGCAGTGCGCTACAAGAACTGGAAGATGTACTATTCGATGGCGGGCCCCGGCGCGGAGGGCTGGCTCTATCCCCTGATTAATTACGCCTGGACCCAGGTTCAGAACATCAAGCGTGATCCATTCGAGCAGGCAGTCGGGTCCGATGTGAAGACCGCCATGAACATGGGCGGTGCGATTGCCGCGCCGATGACCGCGTACCAATACGACTGGAATATGCTCCCGATCGGCCAGCTGATTGCGCTGCGTCACCTGGAGACATTTGAGGAGTTTCCGCCGATGCAGGCACCTCCTTCTTATAACCTGACCCAGGTCATGGAGCAGATCCAAGCCCAGAAGCGGGCAATTCACAACTCCGGTCATCCGAGCGACTAG
- a CDS encoding SGNH/GDSL hydrolase family protein, producing the protein MQLLRSTLILSLTLVACSSNLFAQKAPNFAPVKPAGDPATCGANIQRTMTLLATSTPEKRNRVRILFYGQSVTRNPWWEDVANDLRQRFPHADLEIENRAIGGYGGPVLINTAEFDLYPFYPDLVIFHVWSGAETGHQENIIRRIRERTTAEVLLWTSNLRWPSTVPPDGDPQHPDVLAKDAQDQAISDLYFRLGRELNCEVADVRTGMQRYLKENNLVVKDTLRDTVHPNKLGNFLIAELVKPHLRYDPSFPDDKWKDLVTDVPVNDPRVQHKDDGSLTLNFKGNRIDVIAASGDAAKADVLLDGKSPSQFPELYYHTRPSPTPVAGRPAFNRIDHQSPLQVETWTARILECDLEKDVLRYEISGSKTGPDGTGDHKQRFVSHSGRVVIEPRMWMVNWSLRYRKQSLPKDYKVTWETRPLFVDVWQSPAVTDSSKEYPTVLAQGMKNGDHSLTLNPQTPGKLPVKAFRIYRPPLKVSAEE; encoded by the coding sequence ATGCAGCTGTTACGGTCCACGTTGATTCTGTCTCTGACCCTGGTCGCCTGCAGTTCAAACCTCTTCGCACAGAAAGCCCCGAACTTCGCTCCGGTGAAACCCGCCGGCGATCCGGCGACCTGCGGTGCGAACATTCAGCGGACCATGACGCTGCTGGCCACCAGCACGCCGGAAAAACGCAATCGGGTCCGCATCCTGTTCTACGGCCAGTCCGTTACCCGCAATCCGTGGTGGGAAGACGTGGCGAATGACCTCCGCCAACGGTTTCCGCACGCCGACCTCGAAATCGAAAATCGTGCCATCGGCGGCTATGGCGGACCGGTCCTGATCAACACCGCCGAATTTGATCTCTACCCCTTCTACCCGGATCTGGTAATCTTTCACGTCTGGTCCGGGGCGGAAACCGGCCACCAGGAAAATATCATCCGCCGCATCCGTGAGCGGACCACCGCCGAGGTCCTGCTCTGGACCAGTAACCTCCGCTGGCCGAGTACCGTCCCGCCGGACGGCGACCCGCAACACCCCGACGTGCTGGCCAAAGACGCGCAGGATCAGGCGATTTCCGATCTCTACTTTCGCCTGGGCCGCGAACTCAATTGTGAAGTGGCCGACGTCCGCACCGGTATGCAACGTTATCTGAAAGAAAATAACCTTGTCGTGAAAGACACCCTCCGCGACACGGTGCACCCAAACAAATTAGGGAACTTCCTCATCGCCGAACTGGTCAAACCGCATCTGCGCTATGATCCCAGCTTCCCCGATGACAAATGGAAAGACCTCGTTACCGATGTCCCCGTGAATGACCCGCGGGTTCAGCACAAAGACGACGGCTCCCTGACGCTGAACTTCAAGGGCAACCGCATCGACGTGATCGCAGCTTCTGGAGACGCAGCCAAAGCCGACGTGCTCCTGGACGGGAAATCCCCCTCCCAATTCCCGGAGCTCTACTATCACACGCGTCCCAGCCCCACGCCCGTCGCAGGACGCCCGGCCTTCAATCGCATCGATCATCAGAGTCCGCTGCAGGTGGAAACCTGGACCGCCCGCATCCTCGAATGCGATCTGGAAAAGGATGTGCTGCGGTATGAAATCAGCGGTTCCAAAACGGGCCCCGACGGCACCGGCGATCACAAACAGCGTTTCGTTTCCCACTCCGGTCGCGTGGTGATCGAACCCCGGATGTGGATGGTCAACTGGTCCCTGCGGTATCGCAAACAGAGTCTGCCGAAAGACTACAAAGTCACCTGGGAAACCAGACCGCTCTTCGTAGACGTCTGGCAATCCCCGGCGGTCACAGACTCATCCAAAGAATATCCCACGGTCCTCGCCCAAGGCATGAAAAACGGCGACCACAGCCTGACCCTCAACCCACAGACCCCAGGCAAACTCCCCGTCAAAGCCTTCCGGATCTACCGCCCGCCATTGAAAGTTTCCGCTGAAGAATAA
- a CDS encoding class I SAM-dependent methyltransferase, translating into MTTDYNKIAEQYREVKGRPWRSLVEEYSMLQLIGSVAGLKVVDLACGEGFFTRKLRQLGAASIVGTDVSQEMIKLATEREQAEPLGIDYLVEDVRAEGPRLDHDLAVAAWLLVYAHDREELAAMCRGLARQLRPGGRLVTLTTNPQLYFFPEFDYQKYGFQIHLEDQAREGALIRWTGRLKDGSQLEVINYYLPEEAYASALESAGFQDITFYPLSLSPEAADEADYWADMINQPPAIMIEAIRAEDAI; encoded by the coding sequence ATGACCACCGACTATAACAAAATCGCCGAGCAGTACCGCGAAGTCAAAGGACGCCCCTGGCGGTCGCTGGTCGAAGAGTATTCGATGCTCCAACTGATCGGCTCCGTGGCCGGCCTGAAGGTCGTCGACCTCGCCTGTGGCGAAGGCTTCTTCACCCGCAAACTCAGGCAACTGGGCGCCGCCTCAATCGTCGGTACCGATGTCTCCCAGGAGATGATCAAACTGGCGACCGAGCGGGAACAAGCTGAACCGCTGGGCATCGACTACCTCGTCGAAGACGTGCGGGCAGAGGGCCCCCGGCTCGACCATGATCTCGCAGTCGCTGCCTGGTTACTCGTCTACGCTCACGATCGGGAGGAACTGGCTGCCATGTGCCGGGGCCTCGCGCGTCAGCTCAGGCCCGGAGGGCGGCTCGTCACGCTGACCACCAATCCGCAGCTCTATTTCTTCCCAGAGTTCGATTACCAGAAGTACGGCTTCCAGATTCATCTCGAAGATCAGGCCCGCGAAGGCGCCCTGATCCGCTGGACGGGCCGTCTCAAAGATGGCTCCCAGCTCGAAGTCATTAACTACTACCTCCCCGAGGAAGCGTATGCCTCCGCCCTGGAATCGGCCGGCTTTCAAGACATTACCTTTTATCCGCTCAGCCTTTCACCGGAAGCAGCCGACGAAGCAGATTACTGGGCCGACATGATCAACCAGCCCCCGGCCATCATGATCGAAGCCATCCGGGCAGAGGACGCGATCTGA
- a CDS encoding ADP-ribosylglycohydrolase family protein: MLGAIAGDIIGSVYEGRKQWMLERHTDFEPLFARKARFTDDTVLTVAVADYLLNGGNLVKTLKSYTQTYPRAGYGKAYLEWAFGEDELPYNSFGNGSAMRVSPVAWAYSSLDEVLHYARETAAVTHNHPEGIKGAQAVAASIFLARTGSTKQEIAHFISGRFNYHLDDTIERIRWTYTFDSSCQGSVPQAILAALESTDFENAVRLAVSLGGDCDTLASIAGAIAEALYHGVPATIATQALAHLDDDLTHVLDSFNATYLQNRN, encoded by the coding sequence ATGCTGGGTGCGATCGCGGGTGACATCATCGGTTCCGTTTACGAAGGACGGAAACAGTGGATGCTCGAGCGGCATACTGACTTTGAACCGCTGTTCGCACGGAAGGCCCGCTTTACGGACGATACCGTGCTGACGGTCGCGGTCGCAGATTATCTGCTCAACGGCGGCAACCTCGTGAAAACGCTCAAGTCTTACACGCAGACCTATCCCCGTGCCGGCTACGGGAAAGCCTATCTGGAATGGGCCTTCGGCGAGGATGAATTGCCCTACAACAGCTTCGGCAACGGTTCCGCGATGCGCGTCAGCCCGGTCGCCTGGGCGTACTCTTCACTGGACGAAGTGCTGCACTATGCCCGAGAGACGGCAGCCGTCACACACAATCATCCCGAGGGCATCAAGGGAGCCCAGGCCGTGGCCGCCAGTATCTTCCTCGCACGCACCGGTTCGACAAAACAGGAGATCGCGCACTTTATCTCCGGGCGGTTCAACTACCATCTGGACGACACCATCGAACGCATCCGCTGGACCTACACCTTCGATTCGTCCTGCCAGGGCTCCGTCCCCCAGGCGATCCTCGCTGCCCTGGAATCAACCGACTTCGAAAACGCGGTCCGCCTCGCCGTCTCTCTCGGCGGAGACTGTGACACGCTGGCCTCAATCGCCGGTGCCATCGCGGAAGCCCTGTACCACGGCGTTCCCGCAACAATCGCCACGCAGGCCCTCGCACACCTGGACGATGATCTGACACACGTGCTGGATTCTTTTAATGCGACTTACCTCCAGAACCGGAATTGA
- a CDS encoding 2-hydroxyacid dehydrogenase, with translation MLAELHATQPLDGHDAEGRRQIAFFDAKQYDLHSFSARNDDSFQLIAIESPLNEQTASAAAGCKVVCIFVNDEAHESVIARLAELGVELIALRCAGFNNVDLEACRKYGISVVRVPAYSPHAVAEHTVALMLMLNRHLHQAYLRNRAGAFILDGLTGFDMHGKTVGVIGTGKIGQCVVEILTGFGCRVLAYDVQENPEVASLPQTKYVDLDELLSQSDVITLHVPLFEETYHLINQETIARMKPGVMLINTSRGGLVETVSLIDGLKTGQIGYAGLDVYEEEAGIFFHDISNQVLDDDVLARLMTFNNVVITSHQAFLTNEALDNIAETTYANIDEFFAGKRGAELTHHVG, from the coding sequence ATGCTGGCTGAGTTGCACGCAACTCAGCCGTTGGACGGGCACGACGCAGAGGGCCGCCGACAGATTGCTTTTTTCGATGCGAAGCAGTATGACCTCCATTCATTTTCCGCTAGAAACGACGACAGCTTCCAGCTGATCGCCATCGAATCGCCCCTCAATGAACAGACCGCCTCCGCTGCTGCCGGCTGCAAGGTGGTCTGCATCTTCGTCAATGATGAAGCGCACGAGTCGGTCATCGCGCGGCTCGCGGAACTGGGCGTGGAACTGATCGCCCTCCGCTGTGCCGGCTTCAATAATGTCGATCTCGAAGCCTGCCGGAAATACGGCATCAGTGTCGTGCGGGTGCCCGCCTATTCGCCGCATGCGGTCGCCGAACATACCGTGGCGTTGATGCTCATGCTCAACCGACATCTGCACCAGGCGTACCTGCGGAACCGGGCTGGGGCGTTCATTCTGGATGGACTGACCGGCTTCGACATGCACGGTAAAACCGTCGGCGTCATCGGCACCGGGAAGATCGGCCAGTGCGTCGTCGAGATTCTCACCGGCTTCGGCTGTCGCGTGCTGGCCTATGACGTACAAGAAAATCCTGAAGTCGCCAGCCTGCCACAGACAAAGTATGTCGACCTGGATGAACTGCTCTCTCAGTCCGATGTCATCACACTGCACGTGCCACTCTTCGAAGAGACCTATCACCTGATTAACCAGGAAACCATCGCCCGCATGAAACCGGGGGTCATGCTGATCAACACCTCGCGGGGCGGCCTGGTCGAAACGGTCTCGCTGATCGACGGCTTAAAGACCGGCCAGATCGGCTACGCCGGCCTGGATGTCTATGAAGAAGAGGCGGGCATTTTCTTCCACGATATCTCAAATCAGGTTCTCGACGACGACGTACTGGCCCGACTGATGACATTCAACAATGTCGTTATCACTTCGCATCAGGCATTCCTGACGAATGAGGCCCTGGATAACATCGCTGAAACCACCTACGCCAACATCGATGAATTTTTCGCCGGCAAACGAGGCGCCGAGCTGACGCACCACGTCGGGTAA
- a CDS encoding DUF5677 domain-containing protein: MAKKRKKKSKPFSAFKRDKKTLKAPMTTISESSSIPFEKSSWQDIQLPEYLWVALVFSSIEEDEALVRLRRIVSAWPSHSCLENHEVQPGSHSAIAALPQIERKNLLNSLSNEFEKDIFAPLCNLSNLPALKSWSNEFLSEETLEQWFALGHAIQRCNDFQSKYATHICWFISQVGSATGQMTVPPDFDRMHDEYPTNLEMAGGFFRCTAGSNRIISTNWPEQFWNDVFRKLHPAPAPPEDQYLSDNDLGIAYQLTTLTGVLNEHFWETRQGSADRIHETAFGLVFAATALAYEVVELRSHNRFSGLAVLRSVTECAINMSFLTKKNEPALWYKFRQYGSGQAHLISEKLEHELANTHCVDSDWINAYLQEEQAKYFTDIELGDWSGENIRSRAEKGGTKDLYDSYYDYSSSILHGDWLGVASVGTTWDLNPFHRLQRVPRVYPRNFPSVVPDLFRVLNRILDSLDVIYPKFEFRLPNLLEK, from the coding sequence ATGGCTAAAAAGAGAAAGAAGAAGTCAAAACCATTCTCCGCATTTAAGAGAGACAAGAAGACGCTAAAAGCACCGATGACAACTATCTCGGAGAGCTCATCAATCCCATTCGAAAAATCTAGTTGGCAAGATATCCAGTTACCCGAATATCTGTGGGTTGCATTAGTTTTCTCTTCGATCGAAGAGGATGAGGCTTTAGTACGTCTACGCCGTATTGTCTCTGCATGGCCAAGTCATTCGTGTCTTGAGAATCATGAAGTTCAACCGGGCTCGCACTCTGCAATTGCTGCACTGCCTCAAATTGAACGAAAAAACCTACTTAATTCTTTATCAAATGAATTCGAGAAAGATATTTTTGCCCCCCTCTGTAATCTATCGAATCTTCCTGCCTTAAAATCATGGTCAAATGAATTTCTTTCTGAAGAGACACTTGAACAATGGTTTGCTTTAGGACATGCCATCCAAAGGTGCAACGATTTCCAATCGAAATATGCAACACATATTTGCTGGTTTATCAGTCAAGTCGGTTCGGCCACGGGGCAAATGACAGTCCCGCCAGACTTTGACAGAATGCATGATGAATATCCGACAAATCTTGAAATGGCTGGAGGATTCTTTCGATGCACCGCCGGAAGTAATCGAATCATTTCAACAAATTGGCCTGAACAGTTTTGGAATGATGTTTTTCGTAAATTACACCCTGCCCCCGCTCCACCAGAAGATCAATATCTTAGCGACAACGATTTAGGTATCGCATATCAATTGACGACATTGACTGGAGTACTCAACGAGCATTTTTGGGAAACCCGACAAGGTAGTGCAGATCGAATTCATGAAACTGCATTTGGGCTAGTATTCGCCGCGACAGCATTGGCCTACGAAGTTGTTGAGTTACGGTCCCATAATCGATTCAGTGGGCTTGCTGTGCTTAGATCTGTTACCGAATGTGCAATTAACATGTCATTCTTAACAAAGAAAAATGAACCAGCCCTGTGGTACAAATTTCGACAGTACGGCAGTGGACAAGCACACCTAATTTCAGAGAAGTTAGAGCATGAATTAGCAAATACGCATTGTGTGGATAGTGATTGGATTAACGCTTATTTACAGGAAGAACAAGCAAAGTATTTCACAGATATCGAATTAGGTGATTGGTCGGGAGAGAATATTCGATCCCGAGCTGAAAAAGGTGGCACAAAGGATCTCTATGATTCATATTATGATTATTCGTCTAGCATTCTTCACGGAGACTGGCTGGGAGTTGCATCAGTGGGTACTACGTGGGATTTGAATCCATTTCATCGATTACAACGAGTTCCGCGAGTTTATCCACGAAACTTCCCTTCTGTAGTTCCGGATTTGTTTCGAGTACTAAACCGAATTCTCGATTCTCTTGATGTGATTTATCCGAAATTTGAATTTCGACTTCCAAATCTCCTCGAAAAATGA
- a CDS encoding mechanosensitive ion channel domain-containing protein, whose translation MSKIAKQYTDFILSCPGLSRALKFLLTGFALLFPAPLAWAQEPTSATQENLTTPAAPLANPQQAAPINQPIPLDQVSNRAETIGIELDLLLPRENSRKLLEQISSETDRTLKEIKTYLAKTPNTLVGQPNIRVLQRFQSKLNEMLKDLQSLAEDLEDQLEDLSDSLSQVDRISAVWQATDDLAKTQEGAEVTTITRIKAVRAEIAEARSVIVKRRNDVLALRDKLVNPSVALSEGADKLQSEVDARVEGIFQADHPPLWSPLVRESIRKEWRTLGPQQLLQRFNENRQDTRTLGFQVILFVALGLSLRWLRNRTRARIVDAQHRRQAHAQLVFEHPWAMSVLITATLTIPLHVTSPRTTGLIAAAIMAIAAIRIILRFIPSAMAPLVWGFAILFTIDRGRDLLDTTPTLERLVFLGELVGGLSLLVWLLRPSQIARLPEDWRNHPFVRLIHIAMRAGAGLVMLAILADLAGWSDLAVLLGGIALRSGYLGLLVFVLLKVFYGLVTFAIVIRPLRFIRAISNHREFVDHTLERILSVLAVCLWAAVVCGQVGLLAPLTDLFKLILNASITTGALSVSVADVLVFVLTIWFSFLLARFVQVILQEDVFTRVRMARGLPNAISNLARYTVIFIGFMFGLSAAGVEITKLAVIAGGLGVGIGFGLQNVVNNFVSGLILLFERPIDVGDTIDLTDTSGIMKRIGIRASIIRTFDGAEVIVPNGMLISDRVINWTLSDRRRRITMSVGVEYGTPAQRVIDLLVEVAQANPKVLSDPAPHAFFDNFGDSSLDFKLRAWINVSDGSFSNTHLAMRSELAVAIQQALEDAKIGVPFPQRDLHLINVPSNLVLEPDEAKPKSDPETEQ comes from the coding sequence ATGAGCAAAATTGCCAAACAATACACTGACTTTATCCTTTCCTGTCCTGGATTATCCCGGGCTCTGAAATTCCTACTGACAGGTTTCGCACTGCTGTTTCCTGCCCCGCTCGCGTGGGCGCAGGAGCCGACATCGGCAACACAAGAGAATCTAACAACTCCCGCAGCGCCCCTCGCCAATCCTCAGCAGGCTGCACCGATCAATCAGCCGATTCCGCTGGATCAAGTCTCGAATCGCGCTGAAACCATCGGTATCGAGCTGGATCTACTCCTGCCTCGCGAGAATTCCCGAAAGCTTCTCGAGCAGATCAGTTCTGAAACTGATCGTACGCTGAAAGAAATCAAGACTTATCTGGCAAAGACACCGAATACGCTCGTCGGTCAGCCGAATATCCGCGTCCTGCAAAGGTTTCAGTCCAAATTAAATGAAATGCTGAAGGACTTGCAGTCCCTCGCAGAGGATCTGGAAGACCAGCTCGAGGACTTGAGTGATTCACTCTCCCAGGTGGACCGAATCTCGGCAGTCTGGCAGGCGACGGACGACCTTGCAAAAACTCAAGAGGGCGCCGAAGTAACGACGATCACCCGTATCAAAGCTGTGCGTGCTGAGATTGCAGAAGCGAGATCGGTCATCGTCAAGCGGCGCAACGATGTATTGGCATTACGAGACAAACTGGTGAATCCGAGCGTCGCGCTCAGCGAAGGTGCCGATAAGTTGCAAAGTGAAGTGGATGCCAGGGTTGAGGGAATCTTCCAGGCTGACCACCCGCCGTTATGGAGCCCGCTCGTGCGAGAGTCAATCCGCAAGGAGTGGCGCACCCTTGGGCCACAGCAGTTGTTGCAGCGTTTTAATGAGAACAGGCAAGACACGCGGACGCTTGGGTTCCAGGTAATCTTGTTTGTGGCGCTCGGTCTGAGTCTGCGATGGCTCCGCAACCGCACCCGAGCAAGGATTGTCGATGCCCAACACCGACGACAGGCCCATGCCCAGTTGGTATTTGAGCACCCCTGGGCAATGTCGGTCTTAATAACGGCTACTCTGACGATCCCACTCCACGTAACATCTCCGCGTACTACAGGCCTCATCGCCGCCGCAATAATGGCGATAGCGGCAATACGAATTATTCTGCGTTTCATCCCCTCCGCCATGGCCCCGTTAGTCTGGGGATTCGCGATCCTGTTTACAATCGATCGGGGGCGCGACCTGCTGGACACAACGCCTACTCTGGAACGCCTCGTTTTCCTGGGCGAGTTGGTGGGTGGGCTCAGCTTGCTGGTCTGGTTACTGCGTCCCAGCCAGATCGCCAGGCTGCCAGAAGACTGGCGGAATCATCCCTTTGTCCGACTGATCCACATTGCGATGCGCGCGGGCGCTGGCCTCGTGATGTTAGCGATTCTGGCTGATCTGGCCGGCTGGAGTGACCTGGCGGTCCTGCTGGGAGGCATCGCTTTGCGGAGTGGCTATCTGGGCCTGCTGGTCTTCGTACTGCTCAAAGTGTTCTATGGCCTGGTAACTTTTGCGATTGTGATCCGGCCTCTGCGGTTCATCCGGGCGATCTCAAATCATCGAGAGTTCGTGGATCACACGCTTGAACGAATATTGAGCGTGCTGGCTGTGTGCCTGTGGGCCGCAGTTGTGTGTGGGCAAGTCGGCCTGCTGGCACCTTTAACAGATCTCTTCAAGCTGATACTCAACGCCAGTATTACCACGGGTGCGCTCTCAGTCTCTGTGGCCGATGTACTGGTATTTGTCCTGACCATCTGGTTCTCATTCCTGCTTGCCCGGTTTGTACAAGTCATTCTGCAGGAAGACGTGTTCACGCGGGTCCGGATGGCACGCGGTTTACCGAACGCGATCTCGAACCTCGCGCGATACACGGTGATCTTTATCGGCTTCATGTTCGGCCTGTCGGCGGCTGGTGTCGAAATCACGAAGCTGGCCGTCATTGCAGGCGGGCTGGGCGTGGGCATCGGATTCGGCCTGCAGAACGTCGTTAATAATTTCGTATCAGGTCTGATCCTGTTGTTTGAGCGGCCGATCGACGTCGGGGATACGATCGATTTGACCGACACTTCGGGAATCATGAAACGCATCGGTATCCGCGCCAGTATCATCCGCACGTTTGACGGAGCCGAAGTCATTGTCCCCAACGGGATGCTCATTTCTGACAGAGTGATCAACTGGACGCTCTCGGACCGGCGACGACGCATTACCATGTCGGTGGGTGTCGAATACGGAACACCTGCCCAACGCGTCATCGATTTATTAGTCGAAGTGGCGCAGGCCAATCCGAAAGTACTGTCCGATCCTGCGCCACATGCCTTCTTCGATAACTTCGGCGACAGCTCCCTCGACTTCAAGCTCCGGGCCTGGATCAATGTTTCCGACGGTAGTTTTTCAAATACCCACCTCGCCATGCGCAGCGAGCTTGCGGTGGCCATCCAGCAGGCACTGGAAGACGCAAAGATTGGTGTGCCCTTCCCGCAACGTGATTTGCATCTGATCAACGTCCCCTCGAACCTCGTTTTGGAACCGGATGAAGCAAAGCCGAAGTCAGATCCGGAAACAGAGCAGTAA
- a CDS encoding type II secretion system protein, producing the protein MQKSAALVVLKRTEGSRNNCIFRWMTEYNTGMNLKKQKSIFTLVEVAVIFFIAAFLSSLLFPVINQIRSDAGKEAEMILPEFPPFNPSNGWPQWARIGFVPLSGLIAASAGAFSFWLVRR; encoded by the coding sequence ATGCAAAAGAGCGCGGCTTTGGTGGTCCTCAAGCGAACTGAAGGTTCTCGAAATAACTGTATTTTCCGCTGGATGACCGAGTACAATACAGGAATGAACCTCAAGAAACAGAAATCTATTTTCACGCTGGTCGAAGTTGCGGTAATTTTCTTTATCGCCGCGTTCCTGTCATCCCTTCTGTTTCCGGTCATCAATCAGATCCGATCCGATGCTGGTAAGGAAGCGGAAATGATTCTCCCTGAATTCCCACCCTTTAATCCCTCCAACGGCTGGCCTCAGTGGGCGAGAATTGGCTTTGTTCCTCTTTCAGGTTTGATTGCTGCCAGTGCAGGTGCATTCTCTTTCTGGCTGGTCCGCAGGTAA